A stretch of Fluviicola sp. DNA encodes these proteins:
- a CDS encoding GNAT family N-acetyltransferase, giving the protein MNQQTANIRTYRDSDKDSCMEIFRTNVPKYFTLEEVDEFERFLTKLGDPEATDNPPYYVLELENKPIGCGGIGEKKGIDGVDSITFVWGMVRRNYHKKGFGEQLLRFRLKEIDRLFPGRKVILDTTQFSYSFFEKYGFRTVKITENSYGEGMHRYDMVLDGSKS; this is encoded by the coding sequence ATGAACCAGCAAACAGCAAACATAAGAACGTACCGGGATTCCGACAAAGACTCCTGCATGGAAATCTTCCGGACAAATGTTCCGAAATATTTTACCCTGGAGGAAGTGGATGAATTTGAGCGCTTTTTAACGAAGCTCGGAGATCCGGAAGCGACGGATAATCCACCTTATTATGTGCTGGAACTGGAAAATAAACCCATTGGCTGCGGAGGGATCGGTGAAAAGAAAGGAATCGATGGGGTTGATTCCATTACCTTCGTTTGGGGAATGGTACGCCGTAATTACCATAAAAAAGGATTCGGCGAACAATTGCTCCGTTTTCGATTGAAAGAGATCGACCGCTTATTTCCCGGCAGGAAAGTCATCCTGGACACCACCCAGTTTTCGTATTCGTTTTTTGAAAAGTATGGATTCCGGACGGTGAAAATAACTGAGAATTCCTATGGAGAAGGCATGCACCGGTATGATATGGTCTTAGATGGTTCAAAAAGTTAA
- the bioB gene encoding biotin synthase BioB: MKVNPAYNTKESLLELYNKPLLELVFEAATIHRQYHNPREVQMSSLLSIKTGGCPEDCGYCPQAARYHTNVEAHKLMTVESVIEQAKNAQANGSSRLCMGAAWREVRDNKDFDNVIEMVAAVNGLGMEVCATLGMMNEDQAKRLKNAGLFAYNHNLDSSKEFYGDVISTREYEDRLNTIDNAKKAGLTVCSGGIIGMGEAVEDRVGLLMSYMEMENPPESIPINALVAVEGTPLEDQKPIEQWEMIRMVATTRIAFPEAVVRLSAGRTKMTMEGQALCFMAGAGSIFAGDKLLTTPNPEFNEDKEMFEILGLIPKEAFADGEQPVSKPDPIIEARKEKEAQRAKELAEAKIASAGFVPRKVTVS; this comes from the coding sequence ATGAAAGTAAACCCCGCATACAACACGAAAGAAAGTTTATTGGAATTGTACAACAAGCCTTTGTTGGAACTTGTTTTTGAAGCAGCAACCATCCACCGTCAATACCATAACCCGAGAGAAGTACAGATGTCTTCCCTGTTGAGTATTAAAACAGGAGGATGCCCGGAAGATTGCGGATATTGTCCGCAGGCTGCACGTTATCATACCAATGTAGAAGCTCACAAGTTAATGACAGTTGAATCGGTGATCGAGCAGGCAAAAAATGCACAGGCAAACGGTTCTTCCCGTTTGTGTATGGGAGCAGCATGGAGAGAAGTGCGTGATAACAAGGATTTCGACAATGTAATTGAAATGGTTGCAGCAGTAAACGGACTGGGAATGGAAGTTTGTGCAACGCTTGGAATGATGAACGAAGACCAGGCTAAACGTTTGAAAAATGCCGGTTTGTTTGCATACAATCACAACCTGGATTCTTCCAAAGAGTTTTACGGAGACGTGATTTCTACCCGTGAATACGAAGATCGTTTGAATACGATCGACAATGCGAAAAAAGCCGGTTTGACGGTTTGTTCCGGGGGAATTATCGGGATGGGAGAAGCTGTTGAAGACCGTGTAGGTTTATTGATGAGCTACATGGAAATGGAAAATCCACCGGAGTCTATTCCGATCAATGCCCTGGTTGCAGTAGAAGGAACGCCGTTGGAAGACCAAAAACCAATCGAACAATGGGAAATGATCCGCATGGTGGCAACTACGCGTATCGCATTCCCGGAAGCAGTTGTGCGTTTATCCGCAGGAAGAACAAAAATGACGATGGAAGGTCAGGCTTTATGCTTCATGGCAGGAGCGGGATCTATTTTCGCAGGAGATAAGTTATTGACCACTCCGAATCCGGAGTTTAACGAAGACAAAGAGATGTTCGAAATTTTGGGATTGATCCCGAAAGAAGCATTCGCCGATGGTGAACAGCCGGTTTCGAAACCAGATCCGATCATCGAAGCAAGAAAAGAAAAAGAAGCGCAGCGTGCAAAAGAATTGGCGGAGGCAAAAATCGCATCAGCCGGATTTGTTCCGCGCAAAGTGACTGTTTCTTAA
- the ispF gene encoding 2-C-methyl-D-erythritol 2,4-cyclodiphosphate synthase encodes MDIRIGFGVDVHRLEEGREFWLGGLKLPSSFGAVGHSDADVLIHAICDALLGALNLRDIGFHFSDTDPQYKGIDSKILLKNVMGLIKEKQFSVVNIDTTVILEKPKVNPHIPEMQAILAKLLEVETDRVSIKATTHEKVDSFGAGEAVKAYAVCLVTK; translated from the coding sequence ATGGATATTCGGATAGGTTTCGGAGTTGATGTTCATCGCCTGGAAGAAGGCCGCGAATTTTGGTTGGGAGGTTTAAAGCTCCCTTCTTCGTTTGGTGCCGTTGGGCATTCAGATGCGGATGTGCTCATTCATGCTATTTGCGATGCTTTATTGGGTGCTTTGAACCTGCGTGATATCGGGTTCCATTTTTCAGATACCGACCCGCAATACAAAGGAATCGATTCCAAAATTTTACTGAAGAATGTCATGGGCCTGATCAAAGAAAAGCAGTTTTCAGTGGTCAATATCGACACAACCGTGATTTTGGAAAAACCGAAAGTGAATCCGCACATTCCTGAAATGCAAGCCATTCTGGCCAAGCTGTTGGAAGTGGAAACTGATCGTGTTTCCATCAAGGCAACCACGCATGAAAAAGTAGATTCATTCGGTGCCGGGGAAGCCGTGAAAGCTTATGCCGTTTGTTTGGTGACGAAATAG
- a CDS encoding type IX secretion system membrane protein PorP/SprF: MRNIKLLAFVGCFFGACQLYAQDPTFTQFYANPLYLNPAFAGSHGCARFAMNYRNEWPSLSGNYVTYSASYDQYFKNISGGIGVLATHDMQGQGTINTSMLGLIYSYHLKVNRKFAMLFGARAAWYQKFLDWDKLTFGDMIDPRRGFIYQTGDLKRGGSRGFFDASAGFVGYSKHFFFGGAVHHLNMPNESVIIGNSPMPMRFTGHMGAEIPLGGKSKYNNTTSIMPNIIYQYQQGFQEINIGTYIKYGAFNAGAWFRNRDAFILTIGVTTPSFKIGYSYDVTVSRLNNGVSGGSHEVSLGIYTKCKGPVKTFKTISCPSF, encoded by the coding sequence ATGAGAAATATTAAACTATTAGCGTTTGTTGGATGCTTTTTTGGCGCGTGCCAGTTGTATGCGCAAGATCCAACTTTTACGCAGTTTTACGCGAACCCTTTGTACCTGAACCCTGCTTTTGCCGGATCTCATGGATGTGCTCGTTTTGCGATGAATTATCGGAACGAATGGCCCAGTCTTTCTGGGAACTATGTGACTTACAGCGCATCCTATGACCAGTACTTCAAAAACATTTCAGGAGGGATCGGAGTCCTGGCTACTCATGACATGCAAGGTCAGGGTACGATTAACACATCTATGTTAGGCTTGATTTACTCTTACCACTTAAAGGTAAATCGAAAATTCGCCATGCTTTTCGGAGCCCGCGCTGCCTGGTACCAAAAATTCCTGGATTGGGATAAACTGACTTTCGGGGATATGATCGACCCGCGAAGAGGATTCATTTACCAGACAGGAGATTTAAAACGTGGAGGTTCAAGAGGGTTCTTTGATGCTTCCGCAGGTTTCGTAGGATATTCAAAACATTTCTTCTTCGGAGGAGCGGTTCACCACTTAAACATGCCGAATGAGTCCGTAATCATTGGTAACTCACCGATGCCTATGCGCTTCACAGGACACATGGGAGCTGAAATTCCATTGGGAGGAAAATCAAAATACAACAACACAACCTCCATTATGCCCAACATCATATACCAGTACCAGCAAGGTTTCCAGGAAATCAACATCGGTACGTATATCAAGTATGGTGCATTCAATGCGGGAGCATGGTTCAGAAACAGAGACGCGTTCATCCTTACGATCGGTGTAACAACTCCTTCTTTCAAGATCGGCTACAGCTATGACGTTACCGTTTCACGATTAAACAATGGCGTTTCAGGTGGTTCGCACGAAGTTTCATTAGGAATCTATACCAAGTGTAAAGGTCCGGTGAAAACATTCAAAACAATCTCTTGTCCGTCATTCTAA
- the porV gene encoding type IX secretion system outer membrane channel protein PorV, giving the protein MLSHKLLVINLFVGFFSFSQGGQGVTQNDIQLNTITTALPFLGINPDSRSGAMGDAGTALSPNSSSTMWNTAMLNFAESKSEIGVSYTPWLRQLTNDMHLSYLSGYARVGERHVIGGALRYFSLGEITFTDQAGNYIREFKPNEFELTLSYAFKLAEKHSIGVNGKFAYSNLTGGLVTAGTETKAAIAGIADISYAYRTEDIDWFKVPGVYSLGVVIANVGNKVAYSANARRDFLPTALRIGNAYTAKIDKYNSLTVSVDVSKLLVPTPPVYATINGEQTLISGKNNDVGVIAGMIQSFYDAPGRVLKDDNGDPIDNGDGTYQVKKGSKFGEEMREIMIGSGLEYWYNNIFAVRGGYFYENISKGGRQFFTMGVGFKYNIFSFDFSYLAAMKRNNPLANTMRFTLRFTLGDKADKTEAKPE; this is encoded by the coding sequence ATGTTATCACATAAATTACTAGTAATTAATCTTTTTGTTGGTTTTTTCTCGTTCTCTCAAGGAGGACAAGGAGTTACTCAAAATGATATCCAGTTGAACACAATCACAACGGCCTTGCCTTTCCTGGGAATCAATCCTGATTCACGATCCGGGGCAATGGGTGATGCAGGAACAGCTTTAAGTCCGAATTCGTCCTCTACGATGTGGAATACAGCCATGCTTAATTTTGCCGAATCAAAATCGGAAATCGGTGTGAGCTATACTCCGTGGTTGAGACAGTTGACCAATGACATGCACCTTTCTTACCTTTCTGGTTATGCCAGAGTAGGAGAAAGACACGTAATCGGAGGTGCTTTGCGTTACTTCAGCTTGGGTGAAATTACATTTACAGACCAGGCAGGAAATTACATTCGTGAATTTAAACCGAATGAGTTCGAATTGACTTTGTCGTATGCATTTAAGCTTGCCGAAAAACACAGTATCGGTGTAAACGGAAAGTTTGCATACTCGAACCTGACAGGTGGTTTGGTAACTGCAGGAACGGAAACCAAGGCTGCAATTGCAGGTATCGCGGATATCTCTTATGCCTACAGAACGGAAGATATCGATTGGTTTAAAGTGCCGGGAGTTTATTCCCTGGGAGTAGTGATCGCAAACGTAGGTAATAAGGTTGCTTACTCTGCAAATGCACGAAGAGATTTCTTGCCTACGGCTTTAAGAATCGGGAACGCCTATACAGCTAAGATCGATAAATACAACAGTTTGACAGTAAGTGTGGACGTATCCAAATTATTGGTTCCGACTCCACCGGTTTACGCAACTATCAACGGAGAACAAACACTGATCTCAGGTAAAAACAACGATGTAGGTGTAATTGCGGGGATGATTCAGTCCTTTTACGATGCACCGGGAAGAGTTTTGAAAGACGACAACGGAGATCCGATTGATAACGGTGACGGAACTTACCAGGTGAAAAAAGGATCCAAGTTCGGAGAAGAAATGCGTGAAATCATGATCGGTTCCGGATTGGAATATTGGTACAACAACATCTTCGCTGTACGTGGAGGTTATTTCTACGAAAACATTTCAAAAGGAGGTCGTCAGTTCTTTACGATGGGTGTCGGATTCAAGTACAACATCTTCAGTTTTGACTTCTCATACCTGGCAGCAATGAAAAGAAACAACCCATTGGCAAACACGATGCGTTTCACGCTTCGCTTCACATTGGGTGACAAAGCAGATAAAACAGAGGCTAAACCTGAATAA
- the porU gene encoding type IX secretion system sortase PorU produces the protein MKNDKTQASYIFNNYYKLLILLLLGHSSVAQDVPVEIQWQQPKELMINGVQMMVPFISGGDFENQLPMHSFQQKFKSGNYQVLVLDIQTEAVSSYETNYLNTIKDLVPVSAQIEAKVSRARNEQFLFSKCIPYIKTASGYQKITAYKLRTIAAGPVSNSNYLKSYASNSVLNSGLWYKISVPNDGIYQLDKAFFKSMGVDVDNLDPNTVNLYGNADGILSELNSDPYRDDLKKNSIQFVGNTDTAFADDEYFVFFGAGPNRWDRGSGTNYDRKMHIYSAVNTYFIHIDAADAPLRIQNLPQSPLPSTQTVNSYTFYDIHENELVNLVQGGQRWYGEQFDANLTQSFKFNIPNLDGATPVQVTYATASNASSGGNSFQVTYNGSQVDNLPLYSAGSDYMRTPGSFTFNASSSPELVLTLNRVNASVRAYLDYIQLVGRRSLVFFGNSMLFRDLNSVGVGNVSLFTVSGVNAAHKVWDVTSKTNPRLIEGTLAGNIFSFKQATDTLREFLVFNENSYSQPTFIKQVDNQDLHALGQFDYIIVSPKQFMNQANRLGDLHQANGLSTLVVDVETVYNEFSSGNQDATAIRRFVKMFYERAGGNAALQPKYLCLFGDVTYDPKNRVAGNNYMIPTYEYLNSENHISALVTDDYFGFMDNNESISGTDLMDLGVGRLLISNATHAQTQVDKIEHYMKNGINSPIVSNDPNSCCIGEAANMFGDWRQVYTNITDDEESGTFVTTDAEPAFQQVQSESNEMNCEKIYSDAYTQVSTTGGHRYPDVLNAITDRVERGSLITNYIGHGGEVGAAEERIITIPQANSWTNLNRMGLFVTSTCEFTKFDDPSRESIGELISLNPKGGCIALMTTTRSVYISINTVVVASFFSHVLERDANFDALTFGEIMRRTKNTSGGQDNRRCFNLIGDPALKICLPKWRIVTDSINHVSVSNGADTVRALTKMHVVGHLEDYGGNKLTAFNGILAPTIFDKPKKVQTLANDPITPSNPDGSPIITFTTQKNALYKGRATVTNGDFKFEFIVPKDIDFNYGRGKISYYADDKVVDADGWDTTFIVGGINPNPPVDNVGPELKIYLNDDSFVNGSISSANPLLVVEAYDEFGINTVGNGIGHDITAVLDGNTGSPIVLNEYYKSNLDSYQNGKLQYTMRNLSVGSHTLDVKVWDVNNNSSTVRLDFTVTEDQDVQLDHVLNYPNPFTTHTMFMYEHNQSCASLETQINIYTVSGRLVKTINQLVPTNGFRVEGISWDGKDDFGDQLAKGVYVYQLKVTMPDGKKAQKMEKLVLLR, from the coding sequence ATGAAAAACGACAAAACACAAGCAAGTTACATTTTTAACAATTATTACAAACTCCTTATTTTACTTTTACTTGGTCATTCATCTGTCGCTCAGGATGTTCCTGTGGAAATCCAATGGCAGCAACCGAAAGAATTGATGATTAATGGTGTTCAAATGATGGTTCCGTTCATTTCCGGAGGGGATTTTGAAAACCAACTTCCGATGCACTCCTTTCAGCAAAAGTTTAAATCCGGTAATTACCAGGTACTTGTGCTGGATATTCAAACCGAAGCAGTGAGCTCTTACGAGACCAATTACCTGAATACCATCAAAGACCTTGTTCCGGTATCTGCACAGATCGAAGCAAAGGTTTCCCGGGCACGAAACGAACAATTCCTGTTCTCCAAATGTATTCCCTATATCAAAACAGCTTCCGGATATCAGAAAATTACCGCCTATAAATTGCGAACAATTGCTGCCGGACCCGTTTCGAATTCAAATTATTTGAAAAGTTATGCATCCAATTCGGTACTTAACAGTGGGCTCTGGTACAAAATTTCCGTTCCGAATGACGGGATTTACCAATTGGATAAAGCATTTTTCAAAAGCATGGGAGTGGACGTGGATAACCTCGATCCGAATACCGTCAACTTATACGGAAATGCAGACGGGATCCTTTCCGAACTGAATAGTGACCCGTACCGCGACGATTTGAAAAAGAATTCCATCCAGTTTGTGGGAAATACCGATACTGCTTTTGCGGATGACGAATATTTTGTGTTCTTCGGCGCAGGACCCAATCGCTGGGATCGCGGCTCGGGAACGAATTACGACCGCAAAATGCATATTTACAGCGCGGTAAATACTTATTTCATTCACATTGATGCAGCAGATGCTCCGCTTCGCATTCAAAACCTGCCGCAATCACCTCTTCCTTCCACACAGACCGTTAACTCCTATACGTTTTATGATATTCACGAGAATGAACTGGTGAACCTGGTTCAGGGAGGTCAGCGCTGGTACGGAGAGCAATTCGATGCAAACCTCACGCAGTCCTTTAAGTTCAATATCCCGAATCTGGATGGAGCAACGCCTGTTCAGGTGACTTATGCAACGGCATCCAATGCGAGTTCGGGAGGAAACAGCTTCCAGGTAACTTACAACGGTTCACAGGTCGACAACCTGCCTCTGTATTCTGCCGGTTCGGATTATATGCGTACGCCGGGAAGTTTTACATTCAATGCTTCTTCCTCTCCGGAACTCGTTCTCACGTTGAACCGGGTGAATGCATCCGTAAGAGCATATCTGGATTATATCCAGCTGGTGGGAAGAAGAAGCCTGGTGTTTTTCGGAAATTCGATGCTCTTCCGGGATTTGAATTCCGTGGGTGTCGGAAATGTGAGCCTGTTCACTGTTTCCGGGGTGAATGCTGCACATAAAGTGTGGGATGTGACTTCAAAAACAAATCCCCGATTGATTGAAGGAACGCTGGCCGGAAATATTTTTTCATTCAAACAAGCTACGGATACTTTGAGAGAATTTTTGGTTTTTAATGAAAACAGTTATTCCCAACCAACGTTTATCAAGCAGGTGGATAACCAGGATTTACATGCTCTGGGCCAGTTTGATTACATCATTGTAAGCCCGAAACAATTTATGAACCAGGCGAATCGTCTGGGAGATTTGCACCAGGCAAATGGTTTGTCAACGCTTGTGGTAGATGTAGAAACTGTTTACAATGAGTTTTCTTCCGGGAATCAGGATGCAACAGCCATCCGCCGGTTTGTGAAAATGTTTTACGAACGTGCAGGAGGGAACGCGGCTTTGCAGCCAAAATACCTGTGCTTGTTCGGCGATGTAACATATGATCCGAAAAACCGCGTGGCAGGAAATAACTATATGATCCCGACTTATGAATACCTGAATTCCGAAAATCACATTTCTGCTTTGGTAACAGACGATTATTTCGGATTTATGGACAACAATGAGTCTATCAGCGGTACGGATTTGATGGATCTTGGTGTGGGACGTTTGTTGATTTCCAATGCCACACATGCACAGACGCAGGTCGACAAGATCGAGCATTACATGAAAAACGGGATCAATTCACCGATTGTTTCCAATGATCCGAACAGTTGTTGTATCGGGGAGGCGGCAAATATGTTCGGAGACTGGAGACAAGTTTATACGAATATTACGGATGATGAGGAAAGCGGAACATTTGTTACCACGGATGCAGAACCGGCGTTCCAGCAAGTTCAGTCGGAATCCAATGAAATGAATTGCGAGAAGATCTATTCGGATGCATATACACAGGTTTCTACAACGGGCGGACACCGTTATCCGGATGTGCTGAATGCCATTACGGACCGTGTTGAAAGAGGAAGTTTGATTACTAATTATATTGGCCACGGAGGAGAAGTCGGTGCAGCAGAAGAACGGATTATTACCATTCCGCAGGCAAATTCCTGGACAAACCTGAACCGTATGGGCTTATTCGTGACTTCAACCTGTGAGTTTACGAAATTCGATGATCCTTCGAGAGAGTCTATCGGGGAATTGATTTCCCTGAACCCGAAAGGAGGGTGTATCGCATTGATGACAACTACCAGATCGGTTTACATTTCAATCAATACCGTAGTGGTGGCAAGCTTTTTCTCACACGTGTTGGAGCGCGACGCCAATTTCGATGCACTGACATTCGGTGAGATCATGCGCCGCACGAAAAATACTTCCGGAGGACAGGATAACAGAAGATGTTTCAACCTGATCGGGGATCCGGCCTTGAAAATCTGCCTTCCGAAATGGCGAATCGTGACGGATTCGATCAATCACGTCTCTGTTTCAAACGGAGCCGACACAGTTCGTGCACTGACGAAAATGCATGTCGTAGGACATTTGGAAGATTACGGTGGAAATAAACTGACAGCCTTCAACGGGATTTTAGCTCCGACCATTTTCGATAAGCCGAAAAAAGTTCAGACACTTGCCAATGATCCGATAACTCCATCCAATCCGGACGGTTCGCCGATCATCACATTTACAACACAAAAGAACGCATTGTACAAAGGACGAGCAACCGTTACAAACGGAGATTTTAAGTTTGAGTTCATTGTGCCTAAGGATATCGACTTCAATTACGGAAGAGGGAAGATCAGTTATTACGCGGATGATAAAGTAGTCGATGCAGACGGTTGGGACACTACATTTATTGTGGGTGGCATCAACCCGAATCCGCCGGTGGATAATGTGGGCCCGGAACTGAAAATCTATTTGAACGACGATTCTTTCGTGAACGGAAGTATTTCAAGTGCCAATCCGTTGCTGGTTGTTGAGGCTTACGATGAATTCGGGATCAACACGGTAGGAAACGGGATCGGTCACGATATTACAGCTGTTCTGGACGGAAATACCGGCAGCCCGATCGTATTGAACGAGTACTACAAATCAAACCTGGACAGTTACCAGAACGGAAAGCTGCAGTATACGATGCGAAACCTGTCGGTTGGTTCGCACACACTGGACGTAAAGGTTTGGGACGTTAACAACAACTCAAGCACCGTTCGCCTGGATTTCACGGTAACGGAAGACCAGGATGTGCAACTGGACCACGTACTGAATTACCCGAATCCGTTTACAACCCATACGATGTTTATGTATGAGCACAATCAATCCTGTGCTTCTCTGGAAACCCAGATCAATATCTATACGGTTTCTGGCCGTTTGGTGAAAACGATCAATCAGCTGGTTCCAACCAACGGATTCCGTGTGGAAGGAATTTCCTGGGATGGAAAAGACGATTTCGGCGATCAGCTGGCAAAAGGAGTTTACGTATATCAATTAAAAGTCACCATGCCGGATGGAAAGAAGGCTCAAAAAATGGAAAAATTGGTTCTTTTAAGATAG
- a CDS encoding 8-amino-7-oxononanoate synthase translates to MKFQHHLQDRIEKGSLRSLLSFDNHADFWSNDYLGLAQRAHTIEITGSTGSRLISGNSKTIEDSESRIAAHFQSEAALVFNSGYDANVGLFSSLPQKGDTILYDELVHASVRDGIRLSFANSFSFRHNDAADLEKKLKKATGTIFVAVESLYSMDGDIAPLVEINRLCTAYKALLIVDEAHSGGVFGKEGKGLCNELGISDSVFIRLFTFGKAYGAHGAAVCCPEEVRQFLINFARSFIYTTALPEAMYLHIVHQIEQSKNPALREKLQKNIAHFTQSIQSTLSASNSPIQVLEFSDLEVCKQKADQLQQAGFAVKAILPPTVPAGSQRLRICIHAFNTEPEIDHLIGFLKG, encoded by the coding sequence TTGAAGTTTCAACACCATTTACAGGATAGAATAGAGAAGGGGAGTTTACGCTCCCTTTTGTCGTTTGATAACCACGCTGATTTTTGGTCGAACGACTATTTGGGCCTGGCACAACGTGCGCACACTATTGAGATAACCGGAAGCACCGGTTCCCGTTTAATTTCGGGAAATTCGAAAACGATAGAAGATTCGGAAAGCAGGATTGCTGCTCATTTTCAATCCGAAGCAGCCCTTGTCTTTAATTCGGGCTACGATGCAAACGTGGGATTGTTTTCTTCCCTTCCGCAAAAAGGCGACACCATTCTATACGATGAATTGGTGCACGCTTCTGTCCGCGACGGGATCCGTCTGAGCTTTGCCAATTCCTTTTCGTTCAGGCATAACGATGCGGCAGATCTGGAGAAGAAATTGAAAAAAGCAACCGGGACCATTTTTGTAGCTGTGGAATCGCTTTACAGCATGGATGGAGACATAGCGCCTTTGGTTGAAATAAATCGCCTCTGCACCGCATATAAAGCCTTATTGATCGTAGACGAAGCACATTCCGGAGGCGTGTTCGGGAAGGAAGGAAAAGGGTTGTGCAACGAACTGGGAATTTCAGATTCCGTTTTCATCCGTTTATTCACCTTCGGGAAAGCTTACGGGGCGCATGGAGCGGCTGTTTGCTGCCCGGAAGAAGTCAGGCAGTTCCTGATCAATTTTGCGCGTTCCTTCATTTACACAACGGCTCTTCCGGAAGCCATGTATCTGCATATCGTACATCAGATCGAACAGAGTAAGAATCCTGCTTTAAGAGAAAAACTGCAGAAAAATATCGCTCATTTTACCCAAAGCATTCAATCTACTTTAAGCGCCTCTAACTCTCCGATCCAGGTTCTGGAATTCTCAGATCTGGAAGTTTGTAAACAAAAAGCGGATCAATTGCAGCAAGCAGGATTTGCAGTAAAAGCCATTTTACCACCAACCGTTCCAGCCGGTTCACAGCGTTTACGCATTTGTATTCATGCATTCAATACGGAACCTGAAATAGATCATCTGATTGGATTTTTAAAAGGCTGA